gggccttggtttccttgtcTCCTGTCTACTTCACTCACAGGGCAGTGGGAAGATGAAATACCAGTAATAGTGAAGTTCCCAGCATTTGTCTGTCACACAGTAGTGCTCACTGACCATTTGTTGAGTCTGAATGGGGACGTTGAGACTTACAGTCAACTAGCAGTAGTTGAAAATAACATTAGGCCTCTTCCATATAGAggagtacaaagaaaaaaatcacacaatatCCCATTGTTTAAATAAAccagttggtgtggctcagtgctttGGGCGATGCTCCACGGACCGAAATGTCACCGACTcgattcccgggcagggcacaaacttgggttgctgggccaggttggggcctgcgagaggcaatggatggatgtttctctcctctttctctctcccttcccctctctctaaaagtaagtttaaaatcttattttttaaaaaagatatggtgccctggcaggtgtggtgcagtggattgagcaccagactgcaaagcaaggggtctctggttggattcccagtcggggcgcatgcctgggttgcaggcggggTGCAttagaggcagccacacattgatgtttctctccctctatttctcacccttctcctctctctaaaaataaataaacaaaatcttaaaaaaaaaaaaaaagacatggttaAAATGCAAACGTTATGGCAAGAATCAAGATGGAAAATAATAGCCCTCCCAAATGGTTCCTTTCCCCCTAAACAAGTACCTGAGTTATTTCCTGCCCATAAACATTTATGCCTGTaccagaatatatatattttaaaatttaccccAACAGGATaatactgttcacattttttaaacattaaaaataatttgaatgacaTCAACCACCCTGTAATGTTTTATGGATGATGAAAGAGACGCTTGCCTTGGGTCACAGAGTAAGGATGGTGAAGTAAGTACCAGAACCCAGGTCATCTGACTGCCAGTCCAGAGCTCTAGATGCTGTTATAGTGCACTTTATTTGTACTTTGAAGCTAGACTTCATTCTTAGCTATAAAACAAGATTGATGGTACATACTTTCTTTCTCAAATGAAGTGATACAGGAAAGCACATAGCGTGGTACCTGGCAggtagcaagtgctcaataaacggAAGCACTTACTTTTGCCCTTAGTTCTCTCACCACCTTGTAAATTTAGTTCATGATCCAAAATTGAGAGGCTTAGGATATATAATTTGTTGGGCAGTTTAGGACACAGTAGTCCTAGAGTCTGGCTCTGTGTCCTTTCATTTAGAAAAGAGGCTATCTTAAATTGGAGTGGTCTTTTCCTGACTGAAGGTAGGGATTGGAAGTGGTGTAAGGACATTTTAATCTTAGTTTCTATCTCTGTTCCCTGTCTGGTTGTTTTACTTCATAACTGCCTGCTTTTTGGCCCTATACCAGTGGTTTGTTCCACAacttgggtttggttttgttttcttttcctatcctGTTGTTTGTGCActtatttaataactttttattgagtacctactaccTGCTGGATTCAGGGGTAAGCTAGATAATGTGGTTCCTGGCCTCAGTGAACTTTTTGAACTTTGAAGTCAGACATATGTGGGTTTGAATGCTGATTCTTCTGCAtgtagctttttttaaaaaagattttatttacgtatttttagagagagcagaagagagggaaaccaatgtgtggttgcctcttgcacgctccctgctggggacctggcccgcaacccaggcatgtgccctgactgggaattgaaccagcgaccctttggttcgcagtccagcacCCATGATggccactgagccactccagccagggctgtttcttctGAATAGTAGCTTTATGACCATGGGCAAGTTAGTTAACTTCTCTGAATCTATTTCCTCTCTGAGGAAATAGACTCAGTAAAGTGAAGATGATATATTATGGGGATTCAGTGAGATGAGGTCCACTGAGCAATGGAGtaagtgctttaaaaagaaattcctcCCTTTGCTTCTTTGCCCCCTTGTTTCTACCTGTCTACTCCAGAGCTGACTAGGAAGGTTTCTGGGTCTTTCACTGGCCAAGGGATTCCTCAGAGCCTTCAGCCATGCGTCTCTCTGCCCTGTTGGCCTTGACATCCAAGGTCACTCTGCCCCCCCACTACCGCTATGGGATGAGCCGCCCAGGTTCCCTtgcagacaagaggaagaacccTCCAGGGACCAGGCGGCGCCCAGTAGCTGTGGAACCCATTTCCGATGAAGACTGGCATCTGTTCTGTGGGGATAAGGTGAGAACCTCAGATGAGGTAGACAGGTAGGGGGCTCCTGGGGAAGGATCTCCCTCCCTGACCCTCATGTGTTGCCACAGGTGGAGGTCCTAGAAGGCAAGGATGCTGGGAAGCAAGGCAAAGTGGTTCAAGTTATCCGGCAGCGAAACTGGGTGGTCCTGGAAGGGCTAAATACAGTAAGTGAAGAGTGGGGTGGAGACGTTCAGGAAGCCTGTCCCATCTATCCCTTTCTATTAAGAGCAGCAAAGGAGTCAGGAGACTGGCTGAGGGGATGGTGAGGCAACTGAACCTTCTGTTTTTCAGCCTGGGCCAGATGCTCAGAGCTGTGGTATGCAGGTCGCCTTCACACCCTTTGATTTCTAACCCTCCTCTTTCGGACAGCATTACCGCTATATTGGCAGGACCAAGGACTACCGGGGAACCATGATCCCTAGCGAAGCACCCTTGCTCCACAACCAAGTCAAACTTGTGGATCCTGTGGACAGGTAAGCATGTGGGCTCTGGTTAGAGGGTTTCCCATCCTGAGTTCTTACGGATGTTAACCGCATTTATCCAATGGCAGTGGTGGTTTGGATGCTCTGGAAATTGAGAGGGGCCATCTCATGGACATGACCCCCTGTAGGCAATCCCAGTACAGAGGTAGCATTTTCAGCCATTGAATTTTAGGTTGTGGAGTAGCAGGGAGACCTGGCTCCCAGGCCTGGTGCATCTCTTCTGTCCACTAGGAAACCCACTGAAGTGGAGTGGAGATTCACTGAGGCAGGAGAGCGGGTCCGAGTCTCCACAAGATCAGGAAGGATTATTCCCAAACCTGAATTTCCCAGAGCTGATGGCATCGTCCCTGAAACATGGATTGGTGAGGCTGGACAAGGGACAGGAAGATGGGGTAGGGTGATAAAAGTGGGAGTAACGGATGTTAAGATCCTCACCCATCTTTATTCCTCTGGCTCACAGATGGCCCCAAAGACACATCAGTGGAAGATGCTCTAGAAAGAACCTATGTGCCCCGTCTAAAGACTCTGGAAGAGGAGGTGATGGATGCAATGGGGATTCAGGAGACTCGGAGACACAGGAAAGTCTATTGGTATTGATCCTGGGGAGAGCAGCTTCTCCCCTCCTTGTCTTAGCCTTGAGGGCTGGGGTCACATCTTCTTCAGTCATCAGTAAAGAGCCATGAGTCCTCCTCTGTGTGCAGCTGCtgtcttctggcacccctaaccCATGGTGCCTGTTCCAGGGGCTGAAGGGAGGGAGCATCTGCCCCAGTGTATGGAAGTTAGCTAGCCTTAAGATGGCCTTCCTGAGGCACAGCGCTTACCGATCCCGGGATGGAGACTGGTGGGAGAGAGGTTCCCTCCGATGGAGCCCTGAGTAACAGAAGATGCCACCTGTTCTGGAGGGCAGTCGGGGTTGGGGACGTGAGACCAAATAGTCGCGCCTCTGGAGGATCTAAGTAGGGAGGGTGTACGCCTGTCCTTTTCTATATTTAatagaaggggaagagaaataaagattctaattttttcattaaaaataaatttttactaacAAAGCATAACacatggagggagagaaagagtacGAAGCTGAAGGTCTGTGGGGCACCAAGATTCCAGGGAGGATGCAGGATACTCATCCTCTGCGTCAGGAGTGCAGACTCTGCCACCCAGTGTGGCTCCTGGGCCCCAGGTGTGCCCTTCCGCAGGCTGTGTCAGCTGTCTTCACTCTCCAGAACAGAGAAGGCCTGACCCAGGGGTCCCTTGGTGGCCACCAAAACCAGGTTTCTGGGAGAGAGTTCGGGGCTGAAGATGGGTAGGAGCTCGGAGTGGAAGCCTGTGAGAAAGACAGGGCTGCTAAGAAGGGGAGAAATGAAGCCCACTCTCAGCTGTACTCCttgcccaggctgcaggcaggcATAGCTCCTTTCCCCATGGGGGAAGCTCCAGGAGACTAAGGACACCCAGTTCTCtaccaggaacacctaaggcacCGACTTGAAAGGAGGCACAATGCTGGTTCCCAAAGCCTGGGATGCTTGCTCAAAAGGCACTTCGGGGACACATGCCAGAGGCTAATTCAGTAGAAATCTGTTAACAggtctcccaccccactcccatcaCTGGTGACTCTGAAGCAGGTGACCTAAGAATCACCACAGTGATGAACTCTGGACCCTGAAGGAGGAACCCCAGGACTCCAGGCCCTCTAACCTTGGGCCCCTGCTGTAGGCCGCCCTCACCCTGCTCCTGAAGGTACAGCAGTCGGTCCAGTAGAATCAGTGTCTCCACCAGTGGAGCCAGCAACAGGGCCAGGCTGAAGAAGGCCACCACACGGTTCTCCTGGGCCTGATGGGCCCGAAGGGCAGCTAGATTCAGTGGCAGCTGGGAATTCAGCCCCACTCGCTGCAACCCCTGCTGTACATATCTGTGGGGTCAGCCACACAAAACACTCAGTTtggtttttggggtcccccccaCTTAAACTATTGGCTCCTAATTTGACTCTAACTTTGCTTGATTTTCTACCCTaacttgcattttaaatgtttctctggCTGTCAGCTGTCTGTCCAATAACAAGTTGatccaaaaatgtattttcagccAGATCTGTCCAATTATTTAGCcatatttttagcatttaaaagCACTAAGTCTTCTGATAAAAGAATGACAACTCCTTTCTGAAGAAATTTTGAGAAGCTGCCCCAGTCAGAGAACTCAGAATCACCCCTCAGGagcatttaaattttcttaggGACTGGCTAACAAGTGAGGTGGGGGGGACTCAGACCTCCAGTTACTCCCAACACCAACCCCCCAAACTCCCCAGCCTCACTCTTCAATCTTGAGTTCATGGACCCTGGGGATGCCCTGCACGCCTGGCCGACGGAGCTTGGGCTGGACATGCCGGATGACCATCTCCAGGGCTGCCCGGTAGCAGTGGGTTCGGAGGCCAGGGCCTGCTTTTTGTAGCCTCTGGGCATATTCCTCCAGGGCATGGCAGGCCCCCTCCCTCAGCCTGTAGGACAATTCGTAGCCAGGCAGCGTGGCCACCCACTGACTCAGTGGGTAGCCACCAGGGTCACTCAACTTCATGTAGCAGCAGCCCACTGAGGCTAGGGCCTCCACCTCAGGGCAGTAGGAGAAATGCCTCAGCAAGGCGACACTCAGGTCCCCGCAGGCATGGAGGCCTGTCAGCAGCAAGCGGGCGCCCCCCCGAGGTGAGTCCTCCAGTGGAAGCAGAAGCTCCTCACACAGGGTCCTGGGGTCTACCCACTGAACCACATGGTGTGGGGAGCGGCGAGACCCAATTTGCACCACCTGTGGAGGCAGGAAGGACAAAGCAGGTGAGAAGTGTGTTTGCTGTCCCCATTCCACCTCTGGTGGCTAGAGGGATCTGTCCTCTGTTCTTTCCCAAGGGAGAAGGTGGACGAGAAGCTGGGGCATGGGAGAGTTAGACCTTGAATCAAGATGGGATAAATTATGGACCTATCATTAACTGCAAGTTTTTTCATCTCTGAGtccgtttcctcatttgtaatgAGTGTAATACTGACTGGCTACTTCAGTTCGTTGTGAGATGGACATATCAGTGTGGAAAGCACGTTGTAACTAGAGAGTGCTTTTAAGATGTGAAGAGGCTTTGCCAAAGGGGAAATCTGGGAAAGGGTTAGCAGAAATAGGAACCACACCATCTCAAGCTGAGAAACTTGAAAGACAGCCCAGCCAGTCAGACCCTGCTCCTGCAGTTCTGGCTGTAGTAAGGGCTGGCCTACCTGTGggttcctcttctcctccttttccagAACCTGCAGGAGCTCCTGGTCCAGGTGCTGGGCTCTCTCCACCAGTCTCTGATCCCCTTCAATGCTCTTCAccttcagccccagccccagggacatGAAGCGAGAGAGATGGCCCTGGAACCATGAGAGGGAGAGTAGACAGCCCCATTCAGTGCTCTTACCCACTATCACCTCTATCAGTGGCCTGGACGGACACCTGGGTCACAGGCTCCCAGAAGACTTAAATTCTGTCCTGTTTACTTTTACTGCTCCTT
The sequence above is drawn from the Desmodus rotundus isolate HL8 chromosome 12, HLdesRot8A.1, whole genome shotgun sequence genome and encodes:
- the METTL25B gene encoding methyltransferase-like protein 25B isoform X3; the encoded protein is MAGSTGRTDPTTAGHTAARDAWGWGSGQTPSEFLENPSQSSRLTAPFRKHVRPKKQHEIRRLGELVKKLSDLTGCTQVVDVGSGQGHLSRFMSLGLGLKVKSIEGDQRLVERAQHLDQELLQVLEKEEKRNPQVVQIGSRRSPHHVVQWVDPRTLCEELLLPLEDSPRGGARLLLTGLHACGDLSVALLRHFSYCPEVEALASVGCCYMKLSDPGGYPLSQWVATLPGYELSYRLREGACHALEEYAQRLQKAGPGLRTHCYRAALEMVIRHVQPKLRRPGVQGIPRVHELKIEEYVQQGLQRVGLNSQLPLNLAALRAHQAQENRVVAFFSLALLLAPLVETLILLDRLLYLQEQGFHSELLPIFSPELSPRNLVLVATKGPLGQAFSVLESEDS
- the METTL25B gene encoding methyltransferase-like protein 25B isoform X2 — translated: MAGSTGRTDPTTAGHTAARDAWGWGSGQSTAYALAFNRTPGFQTPSEFLENPSQSSRLTAPFRKHVRPKKQHEIRRLGELVKKLSDLTGCTQVVDVGSGQGHLSRFMSLGLGLKVKSIEGDQRLVERAQHLDQELLQVLEKEEKRNPQVVQIGSRRSPHHVVQWVDPRTLCEELLLPLEDSPRGGARLLLTGLHACGDLSVALLRHFSYCPEVEALASVGCCYMKLSDPGGYPLSQWVATLPGYELSYRLREGACHALEEYAQRLQKAGPGLRTHCYRAALEMVIRHVQPKLRRPGVQGIPRVHELKIEEYVQQGLQRVGLNSQLPLNLAALRAHQAQENRVVAFFSLALLLAPLVETLILLDRLLYLQEQGFHSELLPIFSPELSPRNLVLVATKGPLGQAFSVLESEDS
- the MRPL24 gene encoding large ribosomal subunit protein uL24m, which codes for MRLSALLALTSKVTLPPHYRYGMSRPGSLADKRKNPPGTRRRPVAVEPISDEDWHLFCGDKVEVLEGKDAGKQGKVVQVIRQRNWVVLEGLNTHYRYIGRTKDYRGTMIPSEAPLLHNQVKLVDPVDRKPTEVEWRFTEAGERVRVSTRSGRIIPKPEFPRADGIVPETWIDGPKDTSVEDALERTYVPRLKTLEEEVMDAMGIQETRRHRKVYWY
- the METTL25B gene encoding methyltransferase-like protein 25B isoform X1, with the translated sequence MPGVSARGLSHEERRQLAVNLTRVLSLYRSILDAYIIEFFTDSLWGTLPCSWQEALDGLTPPQLATLLLGMPGDGEVVRYRSVWPLTLLALKSTAYALAFNRTPGFQTPSEFLENPSQSSRLTAPFRKHVRPKKQHEIRRLGELVKKLSDLTGCTQVVDVGSGQGHLSRFMSLGLGLKVKSIEGDQRLVERAQHLDQELLQVLEKEEKRNPQVVQIGSRRSPHHVVQWVDPRTLCEELLLPLEDSPRGGARLLLTGLHACGDLSVALLRHFSYCPEVEALASVGCCYMKLSDPGGYPLSQWVATLPGYELSYRLREGACHALEEYAQRLQKAGPGLRTHCYRAALEMVIRHVQPKLRRPGVQGIPRVHELKIEEYVQQGLQRVGLNSQLPLNLAALRAHQAQENRVVAFFSLALLLAPLVETLILLDRLLYLQEQGFHSELLPIFSPELSPRNLVLVATKGPLGQAFSVLESEDS